Genomic DNA from Clostridia bacterium:
GAGTTGATCTGCGAATCAGTCTCATCGCGTCAATTTCCCGCATGTTCGCATCATCAGCCAACACTACATAGATGTCCAGGTCTGACTCCGCATCCGGCGTACCGTATGCGTGGGAGCCGAACAGGAACATCCGCTTCACCGGAACGGTGTTGACGATTATCTCTTTGATGACGCTCAGCTCATCCCATATTCGCTTTTCCATA
This window encodes:
- a CDS encoding nucleotidyltransferase domain-containing protein, which gives rise to MEKRIWDELSVIKEIIVNTVPVKRMFLFGSHAYGTPDAESDLDIYVVLADDANMREIDAMRLIRRSTRDTKTMPVDVVVSRENVFNQRTLAPTIERQIVQEGVVLYG